From Camelina sativa cultivar DH55 chromosome 20, Cs, whole genome shotgun sequence, the proteins below share one genomic window:
- the LOC104769979 gene encoding probable arabinosyltransferase ARAD1: MSGKQQNHHRTTSSRPRSKTLFLIIPLVAFSLLVILYTFFSSSAQPSVSYVNSSDRPETSFVTSLEHFLIHKAPKLTSPARDDTVRGESDDDDARKLDEMVFERENRLLSEDPVGFPIKVYVYEMPKKFTFDLLWLFHNTYKETSNATSNGSPVHRLIEQHSIDYWLWADLISPESERRLKSVVRVHKQQDADFFYVPFFTTISFFLLEKQQCKALYREALKWVTDQPAWKRSEGRDHIFPIHHPWSFKSVRKFVKKAIWLLPDMDSTGNWYKPGQVSLEKDLILPYVPNVDICDAKCLSESAPRRTTLLFFRGRLKRNAGGKIRAKLGAELSGIKDVIISEGTAGEGGKLAAQGGMRRSLFCLCPAGDTPSSARLFDAIVSGCIPVIVSDELEFPFEGILNYKKAAVLVSSSDAIQPGWLVNHLRSLKPFQIKELQNNLAQYSRHFLYSSPAQPLGPEDLTWRMMAGKLVNIKLHTRRSQRVVEGSRSICRCDCWRPNSTASNSFSPLLS; encoded by the exons ATGTCTGGAAAACAGCAAAATCATCATCGTACTACTTCATCCAGACCCAGATCCAAAACCCTATTCCTCATCATTCCCCTCGTCGCCTTCTCTCTTCTCGTTATTCTCTAcaccttcttctcttcctccgcCCAACCCTCCGTATCCTATGTAAACTCGTCGGACCGGCCAGAGACGTCCTTCGTTACCTCGCTTGAGCATTTTTTAATCCATAAAGCGCCGAAGCTCACTTCACCGGCTAGAGACGACACGGTTCGTGGCGAGAGTGATGATGACGACGCGAGGAAGCTCGACGAGATggtgtttgagagagagaatcgTTTGTTGAGCGAAGATCCTGTTGGATTTCCGATTAAGGTTTACGTTTACGAGATGCCGAAGAAGTTTACTTTCGATCTTCTGTGGTTGTTTCACAATACTTACAAAGAGACTTCGAATGCTACCTCTAATGGCAGCCCTGTTCATCGCCTTATCGAACAG CATTCAATTGACTATTGGCTTTGGGCTGATTTGATATCTCCTGAATCCGAGAGGCGGTTGAAAAGTGTCGTGAGGGTTCATAAACAGCAAGATGCAGACTTCTTCTATGTTCCTTTTTTCACTACGATCAGCTTCTTCTTGTTGGAGAAGCAGCAATGCAAAGCACTCTATAGG GAAGCTTTGAAGTGGGTCACAGATCAGCCTGCTTGGAAGAGGTCCGAGGGAAGGGATCACATATTTCCCATTCACCATCCCTGGTCTTTCAAGTCCGTCCGCAAATTTGTGAAAAAAGCAATCTGGCTTTTACCTGATATGGACTCCACTGGGAATTG GTATAAGCCTGGGCAAGTTTCACTGGAGAAAGACCTAATTCTTCCTTATGTTCCCAATGTTGATATTTGTGATGCCAAGTGCTTGTCAGAAAGTGCACCAAGGAGGACCACACTACTTTTTTTCCGAGGGCGGTTGAAGAGGAATGCT ggAGGTAAAATACGTGCCAAACTCGGTGCAGAACTAAGTGGTATCAAGGATGTTATTATTTCTGAGGGGACTGCTGGAGAGGGAGGAAAATTGGCAGCTCAAGGTGGCATGCGTAG ATCTTTATTCTGTTTGTGTCCTGCTGGTGACACACCATCTTCGGCGAGGTTGTTTGATGCCATTGTCAGTGGCTGTATACCTGTTATAGTCAGTGACGAATTAGAATTTCCTTTTGAAGGAATACTTAATTACAAGAAG GCTGCTGTGCTTGTTTCTTCCAGTGACGCAATACAGCCAGGGTGGCTTGTAAATCATCTGAGAAGCCTTAAGCCCTTCCAAATCAAGGAATTGCAGAATAACCTTGCTCAA TACTCGCGGCATTTCCTATATTCGAGCCCTGCTCAGCCGTTAGGTCCAGAGGACTTGACATGGAGAATG ATGGCCGGAAAGCTGGTGAATATCAAGCTTCACACGAGGAGGTCACAGCGGGTCGTGGAAGGATCTAGGAGTATTTGCAGATGTGATTGCTGGAGACCCAACTCAACAGCTTCCAATTCTTTCAGTCCTCTCTTGTCTTAA
- the LOC104769980 gene encoding cellulose synthase-like protein D2: MASNSQFSKSRSNLSNNSDIQEPGRPPAPTSVTFARRTPSGRYVSYSRDDLDSELGNQDFMNYTVHIPPTPDNNPMDPSISQKVEEQYVSNSMFTGGFNSATRAHVMDKVIETETSHPQMAGVKGSSCAIPGCDAKVMSDERGQDLLPCECDFKICRDCYVDAVNTEGRICPGCKEPYKNTDLADQTDENGQQRPMLTPGGGSKMERRLSLMKSTNKSALMRSQTGDFDHNRWLFETSGTYGYGNAFWTKDGNFGSGKDGDGDGDGEGMESHNLMSKPWRPLTRKLKIPAAIISPYRLLILIRVVVLALFLHWRIQHQNQDAVWLWGMSVVCELWFAFSWLLDQLPKLCPINRATDLEVLKEKFETPTASNPTGKSDLPGFDVFVSTADPDKEPPLVTANTILSILAAEYPVEKLSCYVSDDGGALLTFEAMAEAASFANIWVPFCRKHTIEPRNPDSYFSLKKDPYKNKLKSDFVKDRRKVKREFDEFKVRINSLPASIRRRSDAYHAREEIKAMKMQRQNRDDEPLEPVMIPKATWMADGTHWPGTWLTSASDHAKGDHAGIIQVMLKPPSDEPLHGVSEGLLDLTDVDIRLPLLVYVSREKRPGYDHNKKAGAMNALVRASAVMSNGPFILNLDCDHYIYNSEALREGMCFMLDRGGDRLCYVQFPQRFEGIDPSDRYANHNTVFFDVNMRALDGLMGPVYVGTGCLFRRIALYGFNPPRAKDHSPSCWSCCFPRGKKKKNISEENIALRMNDYDDEEMNLALVPKKFGNSTFLIDSIPVAEFQGRPLADHPSVKNGRPPGALTIPRELLDATTVAEAIAVISCWYEDKTEWGSRIGWIYGSVTEDVVTGYRMHNRGWKSVYCVTKRDAFRGTAPINLTDRLHQVLRWATGSVEIFFSRNNALLASSKMKILQRIAYLNVGIYPFTSIFLIVYCFLPALSLFSGQFIVQTLNVTFLVYLLTISITLCLLALLEIKWSGISLEEWWRNEQFWLIGGTSAHIAAVLQGLLKIVAGVEINFTLTSKSGGDDVDDEFADLYIVKYTSLMLMPILIIMVNLIAIAVGFSRTIYSVVPQWSKLIGGVFFSFWVLAHLYPFAKGLMGRRGRTPTIVYVWSGLIAITISLLWVAINPPAGNTEIGGNFSFP, from the exons ATGGCATCTAATAGCCAATTCAGTAAAAGCCGATCAAATCTTTCAAACAACTCTGATATTCAAGAGCCTGGAAGGCCACCTGCTCCTACTTCAGTCACATTTGCTCGTAGAACTCCATCTGGTCGCTATGTTAGTTACTCCAGGGACGATCTTGACAGCGAGTTGGGTAATCAAGATTTCATGAACTATACAGTTCACATCCCTCCAACTCCAGATAACAACCCAATGGACCCTTCCATTTCTCAGAAAGTCGAAGAGCAATATGTCTCTAACTCGATGTTCACCGGCGGGTTTAACAGCGCTACGAGGGCTCACGTTATGGACAAAGTGATTGAGACTGAGACTAGCCATCCTCAAATGGCTGGCGTTAAAGGTTCCTCTTGCGCTATCCCTGGCTGTGATGCTAAGGTTATGAGCGATGAGAGAGGTCAAGATCTTCTCCCTTGTGAATGTGACTTTAAAATCTGTAGGGACTGCTACGTAGATGCGGTCAATACAGAGGGTAGGATCTGCCCCGGGTGTAAAGAACCGTACAAGAACACGGATTTGGCTGATCAGACTGATGAGAACGGTCAGCAAAGGCCTATGCTGACTCCGGGTGGTGGGTCgaagatggagagaagattGTCGTTGATGAAGTCAACTAATAAATCAGCTTTGATGAGGAGTCAAACTGGAGATTTTGATCACAACAGGTGGTTGTTTGAGACTAGTGGAACTTATGGTTATGGGAATGCTTTTTGGACAAAGGATGGGAATTTCGGGAGCGGtaaagatggagatggagatggagatggtgaGGGTATGGAGTCTCATAATTTGATGAGCAAACCGTGGAGACCGCTTACTAGGAAGCTGAAGATTCCTGCTGCTATCATTAGTCCATACAG gCTTTTGATCTTGATCCGTGTAGTTGTTCTTGCATTGTTCTTGCATTGGAGGATTCAACATCAAAACCAAGACGCTGTATGGTTATGGGGAATGTCTGTGGTTTGTGAGCTTTGGTTCGCCTTTTCTTGGCTTCTTGATCAGCTTCCTAAGCTATGCCCGATTAACCGTGCCACTGATCTTGAAGTCCTCAAGGAAAAGTTTGAAACGCCAACAGCCAGCAATCCGACCGGGAAGTCAGACCTTCCTGGATTCGATGTGTTTGTCTCTACTGCAGATCCTGATAAAGAACCTCCTCTGGTCACTGCTAATACCATTTTATCAATTCTAGCTGCGGAATATCCTGTTGAGAAGCTTTCTTGCTATGTATCTGATGATGGAGGTGCGCTTCTTACGTTTGAAGCCATGGCTGAAGCTGCGAGCTTTGCAAACATTTGGGTTCCTTTTTGTCGTAAACATACCATCGAGCCGAGGAATCCTGACTCTTACTTTAGCTTAAAGAAAGATCCTTACAAGAACAAATTAAAGTCTGACTTTGTGAAAGATCGAAGAAAGGTTAAGCGTGAGTTCGATGAGTTCAAAGTCAGGATTAACAGCTTGCCTGCTTCTATCAGGCGACGTTCTGATGCTTATCATGCTAGAGAAGAAATTAAAGCCATGAAGATGCAGAGACAGAACAGGGACGATGAGCCTTTAGAGCCAGTAATGATTCCAAAAGCTACATGGATGGCTGATGGTACTCACTGGCCTGGCACTTGGTTGACTTCAGCTAGTGATCATGCTAAAGGTGACCACGCCGGTATCATTCAG GTGATGTTGAAGCCACCGAGTGATGAACCACTACATGGAGTATCCGAAGGGCTTCTTGATCTAACCGATGTGGATATTCGACTCCCACTCCTAGTCTATGTATCTCGTGAGAAGCGACCGGGTTATGATCATAACAAGAAAGCTGGAGCCATGAACGCCCTAGTCAGAGCTTCTGCGGTTATGTCAAATGGACCATTCATACTCAATCTTGATTGTGATCATTACATATACAACTCTGAGGCACTGAGAGAAGGTATGTGCTTCATGTTGGATAGAGGCGGGGATAGGCTTTGCTACGTTCAGTTTCCACAGCGGTTCGAAGGTATTGATCCGTCTGATCGATATGCTAATCACAACACTGTCTTCTTTGACGTCAACATGAGAGCTCTTGATGGGCTTATGGGTCCAGTTTACGTTGGAACCGGTTGTCTCTTCCGAAGAATCGCACTTTACGGTTTCAATCCGCCTCGAGCCAAGGACCATTCCCCAAGTTGCTGGAGTTGTTGTTTTCCTCgtggcaagaagaagaagaatatttcTGAAGAGAACATAGCTTTGCGTATGAATGATTACGATGACGAAGAAATGAATCTTGCTCTAGTCCCGAAGAAGTTCGGTAACTCAACGTTCCTCATTGATTCAATCCCAGTAGCTGAGTTCCAAGGCCGGCCCCTCGCGGACCATCCATCAGTTAAAAACGGGCGCCCGCCCGGTGCACTCACTATTCCGAGAGAGCTTCTTGATGCAACTACCGTAGCAGAAGCCATTGCTGTTATCTCTTGCTGGTACGAGGATAAAACTGAGTGGGGATCACGTATCGGATGGATTTACGGGTCAGTCACTGAAGATGTTGTCACTGGTTATAGAATGCATAACCGTGGCTGGAAGTCGGTTTACTGTGTGACGAAACGTGATGCTTTCCGTGGCACAGCTCCTATTAACTTGACGGATAGGCTTCACCAGGTTCTACGTTGGGCTACTGGCTCGGTTGAGATCTTTTTCTCCCGTAACAACGCTCTTCTCGCTAGCTCGAAGATGAAAATACTCCAGAGGATAGCTTATTTAAACGTTGGTATCTACCCGTTCACATCGATCTTCCTCATCGTCTACTGTTTCCTCCCTGCGCTCTCCCTCTTCTCTGGTCAGTTCATTGTGCAGACGCTCAACGTCACTTTCCTAGTCTACCTTCTCACCATCTCCATCACTCTCTGCTTACTCGCGCTCCTAGAGATCAAATGGTCTGGAATCTCACTCGAGGAATGGTGGAGAAACGAACAGTTTTGGCTCATTGGAGGAACAAGCGCTCATATCGCAGCTGTGCTTCAAGGTTTGCTTAAAATTGTAGCTGGAGTTGAAATCAACTTCACACTCACTAGTAAATCAGGAGGAGATGATGTTGACGACGAGTTTGCTGATTTGTACATCGTGAAATATACTTCGCTTATGCTCATGCCCATTTTGATCATTATGGTGAATTTGATTGCCATTGCGGTTGGATTCAGCAGGACGATTTACAGTGTGGTTCCTCAGTGGAGTAAACTGATTGGAGGAGTGTTCtttagtttttgggttttggcaCATCTTTATCCATTTGCTAAAGGTCTTATGggacgaagaggaagaacacCAACGATTGTGTATGTGTGGTCTGGTCTTATTGCCATTACCATTTCTCTTCTTTGGGTCGCCATTAATCCTCCGGCTGGTAATACTGAAATCGGAGGAAACTTCAGTTTTCCATGA
- the LOC104769981 gene encoding uncharacterized protein LOC104769981: MRAIQTHVITFCMLLVILVTSSTRAQKSPHVRDNHELSIAIEEMEKADYFSFVMLINMLQSVNPRLLANVTFLMPKDKTLSKSNIIQQDSVSEFLLRHSIPSPLLFEHLNLIPNGSMVPSSLPHYALKISNGGRSNYFLNNVKIISRNICSLGSIKCHGIDGILQSSSTIYDDSPQNNHTSPFISCPSSHNNSDHNSHNNSDHNNDQNSTPPAYTLTAPPPASSSTTPLPKSDSPSTPEGSMLTLLVIFIPVILIGLIGM; the protein is encoded by the coding sequence atgagagctATTCAAACTCATGTGATAACCTTCTGCATGTTGTTAGTCATACTCGTAACATCATCAACAAGAGCCCAAAAGAGTCCTCATGTGCGGGACAACCATGAGCTTTCTATCGCCATCGAAGAAATGGAGAAAGCAGACTACTTCTCTTTTGTCATGCTCATTAACATGTTACAATCCGTAAACCCTCGATTATTAGCCAATGTCACATTCTTGATGCCAAAGGATAAAACCCTTTCCAAGTCAAACATTATTCAACAAGATTCGGTTTCCGAGTTCTTGCTTCGCCACTCGAtcccttctcctcttcttttcgAGCACCTCAATCTCATCCCCAATGGCTCCATGGTTCCTTCCTCTTTACCACATTACGCCCTCAAGATCTCCAATGGTGGACGATCAAACTACTTCCTCAACAATGTCAAGATTATAAGCCGCAACATTTGTAGCTTAGGGTCTATCAAATGTCATGGAATCGACGGTATACTACAATCTTCAAGTACTATCTACGATGATTCTCCACAAAATAATCATACTTCACCCTTCATTTCTTGTCCTAGCAGTCACAACAATAGTGACCACAACAGTCACAACAATAGTGACCACAATAATGATCAAAATAGTACTCCTCCAGCTTATACCCTTACCGCTCCTCCTCCAGCCAGCAGCAGTACGACCCCCCTACCAAAATCAGATTCTCCTAGCACTCCTGAGGGGTCAATGTTGACTTTACTCGTTATTTTTATTCCCGTGATATTAATAGGTCTGATCGGCATGTGA
- the LOC104769984 gene encoding ATPase family AAA domain-containing protein 3-B-like has translation MAQKCVMGVISALAASASLAPSKFAAADGPFTFSGFSSTSPSPSIPQQQGSTTPPAAASESGKEPAVAGEESDAPPRIRNNNPRTSSAGFDPEALERGAKALKGINNSAHAKKVFESIKTQEETRQAEFTAKAQEFKALQSQAEAERQRVIYEEQKKLAQHQAQTKSQMARYEDELARKRMQAENEAQRTRNQELVKMQKESAIRREVARRATEEEIQAQRRQTEREKAEIERETIRVKAMAEAEGRARESKLSEDVNRRMLVDRANAEREKWVSAINTTFDHIGGGLRTILTDQNKLVVAVGGLTALAAGIYTTREGAKVIWSYVDRILGQPSLIRESSRGKYPWSGSVSRAFSTLRGGAKESTSKSGEGFGDVILHQSLQKRIEQLANATANTKAHQAPFRNMLFYGPPGTGKTMAARELARKSGLDYALMTGGDVAPLGAQAVTKIHQLFDWSKKSKRGLLLFIDEADAFLCERNKTYMSEAQRSALNALLFRTGDQSKDIVLALATNRPGDLDSAVSDRIDETLEFPLPGEEERYKLLNLYLDKYISKVNLKKPGLLQSLFKKEQQKIEIKGITEDLLKEAAAKTKGFSGREIAKLMASVQAAVYGSADCLLDAERFREVIDYKVAEHQQRKKLAGTDTGSKK, from the exons ATGGCTCAGAAATGTGTGATGGGTGTGATCTCAGCCCTAGCTGCCTCCGCTTCTCTCGCTCCGTCTAAATTCGCCGCTGCTGATGGACCTTTCACCTTCTCTGGCTTCTCATCAACTTCTCCGTCTCCTTCGATTCCTCAGCAGCAAGGTTCTACTACTCCGCCGGCGGCGGCTTCGGAATCTGGGAAAGAACCGGCTGTTGCTGGCGAAGAATCTGATGCTCCTCCACGGATTCGAAACAATAATCCGAGAACGAGTTCGGCTGGGTTTGATCCTGAAGCGTTGGAGCGTGGAGCTAAGGCCTTGAAAGGGATTAACAACTCAGCTCATGCTAAAAAG GTATTTGAAAGTATTAAGACACAAGAAGAGACGAGGCAAGCTGAGTTTACTGCTAAGGCGCAAGAGTTTAAAGCTTTGCAATCCCAAGCTGAAGCT GAGAGGCAAAGGGTGATATACGAGGAGCAGAAGAAACTTGCTCAGCACCAAGCACAAACAAAATCACAGATGGCCCGCTATGAAGATGAGTTAGCAAGAAAAAGGATGCAG GCTGAGAATGAGGCCCAGagaacaagaaatcaagaacttgtgaaaatgcaaaaagaatCAGCAATTAGGCGGGAAGTAGCTCGACGAGCTACTGAGGAGGAGATTCAAGCACAGAGACGACAAACAGAGAGGGAGAAAGCTGAGATTGAACGTGAGACAATCAGGGTCAAAGCAATGGCAGAAGCTGAAGGGAGAGCCCGTGAATCGAAGCTTTCTGAAGATGTAAACAGGAGAATGCTTGTTGATCGTGCAAATGCTGAAAGAGAGAAATGGGTTTCTGCCATAAATACTACATTCGACCATATTGGAG GGGGCTTGCGTACCATTCTAACGGATCAAAATAAGCTGGTTGTTGCTGTTGGGGGTCTCACCGCTCTTGCAGCTGGGATCTACACAACGAG AGAAGGTGCCAAGGTTATCTGGAGCTACGTGGATAGAATATTAGGACAACCTTCTCTAATTAGAGAATCATCGAGAGGAAAGTACCCTTGGTCTGGTTCGGTTTCTCGTGCCTTTTCCACGTTGCGGGGTGGTGCTAAGGAGTCTACATCCAAAAGCGGAGAAGGGTTTGGTGATGTTATCTTGCATCAATCTCTTCAGAAGAGAATCGAACAGCTAGCTAATGCAACTGCCAACACAAAAGCCCACCAAGCACCTTTCCGAAATATGCTTTTTTACGGTCCACCAGGAACAGGGAAGACAATGGCTGCCCGAGAGCTGGCTCGTAAATCT GGTCTAGATTATGCGTTGATGACGGGTGGAGATGTTGCTCCACTTGGAGCTCAGGCTGTTACAAAGATACACCAACTGTTTGACTGGTCCAAAAAATCTAAGAGAGGCTTGTTGCTCTTCATAGATGAAGCCGATGCATTTCTGTGCGA GCGGAACAAAACATACATGAGCGAAGCCCAAAGGAGTGCACTAAATGCACTTCTCTTCCGCACGGGTGACCAGTCCAAAGATATAGTCCTAGCGCTTGCCACAAACAGACCTGGTGATCTAGACTCTGCAGTGTCTGACCGTATCGATGAGACTCTTGAGTTTCCCTTGCCTGGGGAAGAAGAGCGCTACAAGCTTCTAAACCTCTACCTAGACAAGTACATATCTAAGGTTAATCTAAAAAAACCGGGTTTGCTCCAAAGCCTTTTCAAAAAAGAGCAACAGAAGATTGAGATAAAAGGCATTACCGAGGATCTCCTGAAGGAAGCTGCCGCCAAGACAAAAGGGTTTTCGGGTAGAGAAATCGCCAAATTGATGGCGAGCGTTCAAGCTGCTGTTTATGGAAGCGCAGACTGCTTATTGGACGCAGAGCGTTTCAGAGAGGTCATTGATTACAAAGTCGCGGAGCAtcaacagagaaaaaaactagCTGGAACCGATACAGGTAGCAAGAAATGA
- the LOC104769982 gene encoding uncharacterized protein LOC104769982 yields the protein MASEEAKDPWKGEEWGIENEKENKKKKPNGGGGVKTVTRARKQMPRGLEEKYEAYFLPRKPWPRALAYYGSFILGGIGAGMLIEAWINKKVKEDGGVLWEFDK from the coding sequence ATGGCAAGTGAAGAAGCGAAGGATCCATGGAAAGGAGAAGAGTGGGGGATTGAGAATGAgaaggagaataagaagaagaagccaaatggtggtggtggtgtgaaAACGGTGACGAGAGCGAGAAAACAAATGCCGAGGGGACTTGAAGAGAAATACGAAGCTTACTTCCTCCCGCGAAAGCCATGGCCGAGGGCTCTTGCCTACTACGGAAGTTTCATCCTCGGTGGGATCGGTGCTGGTATGCTTATTGAAGCTTGGATCAACAAAAAAGTCAAAGAAGACGGAGGAGTCCTTTGGGAATTCGACAAATGA
- the LOC104769985 gene encoding NADP-dependent alkenal double bond reductase P1-like has protein sequence MATVMNKQVLLRDYVTGFANESDLVITSTNVDLRVPKGSLTALVKNLYLSCDPYMRNRMRRPDPLSPATAQSFTPGMPISGLGVSKVIDSGHPDYREGDLLWGAVGWEEYSVITPIPNLHFKIHHTNFPLSYYTGLLGMPGMTAYVGFYEICSPKKGEAVFVSAASGAVGQLVGQFAKMMGCYVVGSAGSKEKVDLLKNKFGFDDAFNYKEVHNLVAALKRCFPQGIDIYFENVGGKMLDAVILNMRPHGRIAACGMISQYNLQNPEGVYGLSLITYKRIRIEGFNCFDYFHKYSEFLEFVVPYVREGKITYVEDVAEGLESAPAALVGLFHGKNVGKQLVVVSRDLE, from the exons atggcgaCGGTGATGAACAAGCAAGTCTTATTACGTGATTACGTTACCGGTTTCGCAAACGAATCCGACCTTGTAATCACATCCACCAACGTCGATCTTAGGGTGCCGAAAGGATCTTTGACGGCTTTGGTGAAGAATCTCTACTTGTCTTGCGATCCTTACATGAGAAATCGTATGAGAAGGCCTGATCCTTTGAGCCCTGCTACAGCTCAGTCCTTCACTCCCGGCATG CCTATCTCAGGGCTTGGAGTGTCTAAAGTGATAGATTCAGGGCACCCTGATTACAGAGAAGGTGACTTACTCTGGGGAGCAGTTGGATGGGAAGAGTACAGTGTTATTACCCCAATTCCTAATCTTCACTTCAAGATCCATCATACCAATTTTCCCTTATCTTACTACACCGGACTTCTTG GTATGCCTGGTATGACCGCATATGTTGGCTTTTATGAGATCTGTTCTCCTAAGAAAGGAGAGGCAGTGTTTGTGTCAGCTGCATCTGGTGCGGTTGGTCAGCTTGTGGGACAATTTGCTAAGATGATGggttgttatgttgttggaagTGCCGGTAGCAAAGAAAAG GTTGATCTCCTCAAGAACAAGTTCGGATTCGATGATGCCTTCAACTACAAGGAAGTGCATAATCTAGTTGCTGCCTTAAAGAG GTGTTTCCCACAAGGCATTGACATATACTTTGAGAACGTGGGAGGCAAAATGCTGGACGCAGTGATCCTAAACATGAGACCACACGGACGTATAGCTGCATGTGGGATGATCTCGCAGTACAATCTACAGAATCCGGAAGGCGTATATGGTCTCTCTCTCATTACCTACAAACGAATCCGTATTGAAGGGTTTAACTGTTTTGATTACTTCCACAAGTACTCAGAATTCTTGGAGTTTGTGGTTCCGTATGTAAGAGAAGGGAAGATAACGTATGTGGAAGATGTTGCTGAAGGGTTAGAGAGTGCTCCTGCTGCTCTCGTTGGACTCTTTCACGGTAAGAACGTTGGGAAACAACTTGTCGTGGTTTCTCGTGATCTTGAATGA
- the LOC104769986 gene encoding NADP-dependent alkenal double bond reductase P1, translating to MTATNKQVIFKDYVSGFPKDSDFDFTTTTVETSVPEGSNSVLVKNLYLSCDPYMRIRMGKPDPSSAALAQALTPGQPINGYGVSRVIESAHPDYKKGDLLWGFVGWEEYSVITTMTHVHFKIEHTDVPLSYYTGLLGMPGMTAYVGFYEICSPKKGETVYVSAASGAVGQLVGQFAKMMGCYVVGSAGSKEKVDLLKTKFGFDDAFNYKEEPDLSAALKRCFPKGIDIYFENVGGKMLDAVLLNMNVKGRIAVCGMISQYNLENQDGVHNLSNIIYKRIRIQGFVVSDFYDKYSKFLEFVLPHIKEGKITYVEDVADGLEKGPEALVGLFHGKNVGKQVVVVAHE from the exons ATGACGGCGACGAACAAGCAAGTGATATTCAAAGACTACGTGAGTGGTTTCCCTAAGGATTCCGATTTCGATTTCACTACCACCACCGTCGAAACTAGTGTTCCCGAAGGTTCTAACTCGGTTCTGGTGAAGAATCTCTACTTGTCATGCGATCCTTACATGCGTATTCGTATGGGCAAACCTGACCCCTCCTCTGCTGCTCTTGCTCAAGCTCTCACTCCCGGCCAG CCAATCAATGGGTATGGAGTGTCTAGAGTGATCGAATCTGCGCATCCGGATTACAAAAAAGGCGACTTGCTTTGGGGATTTGTTGGATGGGAGGAGTACAGTGTTATCACTACAATGACTCACGTGCATTTCAAGATCGAACATACCGATGTTCCATTATCCTACTACACTGGACTTCTCG GTATGCCTGGTATGACCGCATATGTTGGTTTTTATGAGATCTGTTCTCCTAAGAAAGGAGAGACAGTTTATGTGTCAGCTGCATCTGGTGCTGTTGGTCAGCTTGTGGGACAATTTGCTAAGATGATGggttgttatgttgttggaagCGCTGGAAGCaaagaaaag GTTGATCTCCTCAAGACCAAGTTTGGGTTTGATGATGCATTTAACTACAAGGAAGAACCAGACCTTAGTGCTGCCCTGAAAAG GTGTTTTCCCAAAGGCATCGACATATACTTTGAGAACGTAGGAGGCAAAATGCTGGATGCAGTGCTCTTGAACATGAACGTGAAAGGGCGTATCGCTGTTTGCGGAATGATCTCACAGTACAATCTTGAGAACCAGGACGGTGTACACAACCTATCAAACATAATCTACAAACGAATCCGCATTCAAGGCTTTGTAGTGTCTGATTTCTACGACAAATACTCAAAGTTCTTGGAGTTTGTCCTTCCTCACATTAAAGAAGGGAAAATCACGTACGTGGAAGATGTAGCTGATGGGCTCGAGAAAGGTCCTGAAGCTCTTGTTGGACTCTTCCATGGCAAGAATGTCGGGAAACAAGTTGTGGTTGTTGCTCATGAgtga